A single region of the Arthrobacter sp. PAMC25564 genome encodes:
- a CDS encoding ABC transporter permease subunit, translating into MKTGTKSLDWSLTSQRLLAVAILLAIWQVVIWSGTLPSMTPGVPAIASSIGGALASATFWSALVQTMTAAVSGWLIAVVTGTVLGLLIGSVRALDRSTSILIDFGRSFPVLALMPVVIMLLGATAQMETVVVALSCLWPVLVQTIYGARRMESAVVDTVRIFQIPAFLRFRRVLLPSATPFIATGIRISASISILVAVGVEVLSQTPGIGRQITLAQQAQRWDSAFAYLFFAGLVGWGIASLLHFAEGRILKWNRQTND; encoded by the coding sequence ATGAAGACAGGCACAAAGTCGCTGGACTGGAGTTTGACCAGCCAGCGGTTGTTGGCGGTGGCCATACTCCTGGCCATCTGGCAGGTGGTCATCTGGAGTGGCACGCTGCCGTCGATGACACCAGGGGTTCCGGCTATTGCCTCCTCCATCGGCGGAGCACTGGCTTCGGCGACGTTCTGGTCAGCGTTGGTGCAGACGATGACGGCCGCCGTCAGCGGCTGGCTGATCGCGGTGGTCACCGGGACGGTCCTCGGTCTGCTGATCGGCTCCGTCCGCGCGCTGGACCGCTCGACGTCGATCCTGATCGACTTCGGGCGTTCCTTCCCCGTACTGGCGCTGATGCCGGTAGTCATCATGCTCCTGGGCGCGACCGCCCAGATGGAAACCGTCGTCGTCGCCCTGTCCTGCCTCTGGCCGGTACTGGTGCAGACAATCTATGGCGCCCGGCGGATGGAATCGGCGGTGGTGGATACGGTGCGGATCTTCCAGATTCCCGCGTTCCTCCGGTTCCGCCGGGTCCTGCTTCCGAGCGCCACACCCTTCATTGCCACCGGAATCCGGATCTCCGCCTCGATCTCCATCCTCGTCGCCGTCGGCGTCGAGGTGCTCAGCCAGACGCCGGGCATCGGGCGGCAGATCACCCTGGCCCAGCAGGCGCAGCGGTGGGATTCGGCATTCGCTTACCTCTTCTTCGCCGGCCTGGTGGGCTGGGGCATCGCCAGCCTGCTGCACTTCGCCGAAGGCCGGATCCTCAAATGGAACAGGCAGACCAATGACTGA
- a CDS encoding GntR family transcriptional regulator: protein MSKSIESETLSTQIRDSLRDDILSGRWAPGDKLQLVALTKHYQTSSTVIREALTRLVGDRLVILKPNRGFFVPTLSLAEIKDINELRCVSEEFGIGLAVQRGDLAWESELIAAHHTLERTLYRNDEGAGELTDAWNRAHQAFHAKLLEACGVPVLIDLASTLSDLSQLYGRWAGHATRVTGRDVAQEHREILAAALDRNAELASRLIRNHYETTLNAILKSGIDEATEHGIAPAKA from the coding sequence ATGTCGAAAAGCATCGAGTCTGAGACGCTCAGCACACAGATCCGGGATTCGCTCCGGGATGACATCCTGTCCGGCCGCTGGGCCCCTGGGGATAAACTCCAGCTGGTCGCGCTCACCAAGCACTACCAGACCAGCAGCACCGTCATCAGGGAGGCGCTGACCCGACTGGTCGGAGACCGCCTGGTGATCCTGAAGCCGAACCGCGGGTTCTTCGTGCCCACGCTCTCTTTGGCCGAGATCAAGGACATCAACGAACTGCGCTGTGTCTCGGAGGAGTTCGGGATCGGCCTGGCGGTCCAGCGCGGGGATCTGGCCTGGGAATCCGAACTCATTGCCGCCCACCACACGCTGGAGCGGACCCTTTACCGCAACGATGAGGGAGCCGGCGAGCTGACCGATGCCTGGAACCGCGCCCATCAGGCGTTCCATGCCAAGCTCCTCGAGGCCTGCGGCGTCCCCGTGCTGATCGACCTCGCCTCGACGCTGTCCGACCTGTCCCAGCTGTACGGCCGCTGGGCAGGCCACGCGACACGCGTCACGGGCCGCGACGTCGCCCAGGAGCACCGCGAAATCCTGGCCGCCGCCTTGGACCGGAATGCCGAGCTCGCCTCCCGGCTCATCCGGAACCACTACGAGACGACGCTGAACGCCATCCTGAAGTCCGGGATCGACGAGGCCACCGAGCACGGCATCGCGCCGGCCAAAGCCTGA
- a CDS encoding NAD(P)/FAD-dependent oxidoreductase, with translation MTNSTTEAVQAREERAVDDLYWRDRYEPITEDDGFLHQIVDTSDLPALLVALAAVTGDFSILRDDLRPPQPPAEIVGQPHGGMSQEQQAQARGLAFEALKRVREEHLSSVGTLTEAQADHILTWITNAANPEYHPMLMHDMALVEGKSGKPAWDFNDIAVGRDFSVAVIGSGVSGMAAAYRLKQAGVPYTVFEKGHTVGGTWWKNTYPGVRLDTPNYAYSFSFAQRDDWPQQFSQGSEIFEYTRQVAERGGILGEIEFNTEVTSASYEAAKGLWNVDIIDASGQPVTRQFNAVLSAVGQLDRPKYPDVPGREDFAGIQMHSAEWDNSVDVTGKRVAVIGTGASAYQIVPAIVDQVSSLTVFQRSSPWMLPTQGYYADMPDSVQWLVRKLPHYGQWLRFWQHWLGVEGRQHTTVAEPGWDQPGSVSAVNAKWRQGLTDILAKQYEDRPDLLAKVTPDYIVGGKRMLRDNGVWAESLKKPQSALVTEGIERMTPEGIVTKDGVLHEVDIIVYATGFQASEFLEPLKITGLNGTDLHEYWGGDAKAFAGLTVPNFPNLFIITGPNTGHVVNGSLYSMIEYGVEYILEAIRLIIENDLKGLDLKQEVLDEFVAGLDAANATKAWGQPSVLTWYKNKFGRVSQIWPHPVVDFWKITRTVNLDDYNQLA, from the coding sequence GTGACCAACTCCACCACCGAAGCAGTCCAGGCCCGCGAGGAGCGCGCCGTCGACGACCTCTACTGGCGGGACCGGTACGAGCCCATCACGGAAGACGACGGGTTCCTGCACCAGATCGTGGACACCTCCGATCTGCCCGCCCTCCTGGTGGCGCTGGCAGCGGTCACCGGAGACTTCTCCATCCTGCGCGATGACCTGCGTCCGCCGCAGCCGCCGGCGGAAATCGTCGGCCAGCCGCACGGCGGCATGAGCCAGGAACAGCAGGCGCAGGCGCGCGGACTGGCTTTCGAGGCGCTCAAGCGGGTGCGTGAGGAGCACCTGAGCAGTGTCGGGACGCTCACCGAGGCGCAGGCCGATCACATCCTGACCTGGATCACCAACGCGGCCAACCCCGAGTACCACCCCATGCTGATGCATGACATGGCCCTGGTCGAGGGCAAGAGCGGCAAGCCGGCGTGGGACTTCAACGACATCGCCGTGGGCCGGGACTTCAGCGTGGCCGTGATCGGTTCCGGGGTCTCCGGGATGGCCGCCGCCTACCGGCTGAAGCAGGCCGGCGTTCCCTACACCGTGTTCGAGAAGGGGCACACCGTCGGCGGCACCTGGTGGAAGAACACCTACCCGGGCGTCCGGCTGGATACGCCGAACTACGCCTACAGCTTCTCCTTCGCCCAGCGCGACGACTGGCCGCAACAGTTCTCGCAGGGATCGGAAATCTTCGAATACACCCGGCAGGTGGCCGAGCGTGGCGGCATCCTCGGCGAGATCGAGTTCAACACCGAGGTCACGTCCGCCAGCTACGAGGCGGCCAAGGGGCTGTGGAACGTCGACATCATCGATGCCTCCGGCCAGCCGGTCACCCGCCAGTTCAACGCGGTGCTGTCCGCCGTCGGCCAGCTGGACCGCCCGAAGTACCCGGACGTTCCGGGACGCGAAGACTTTGCCGGCATCCAGATGCACTCGGCCGAGTGGGACAACAGCGTCGATGTGACCGGCAAGCGGGTGGCCGTCATCGGCACCGGCGCCAGCGCCTACCAGATCGTTCCCGCGATCGTGGACCAGGTCTCCTCCCTGACCGTCTTCCAGCGCAGCTCACCCTGGATGCTGCCGACCCAGGGCTACTACGCCGACATGCCGGACTCGGTGCAGTGGCTGGTCCGCAAGCTCCCGCACTACGGACAGTGGCTGCGGTTCTGGCAGCACTGGCTCGGCGTCGAGGGGCGCCAGCACACCACGGTCGCGGAACCGGGCTGGGACCAGCCCGGCAGCGTGTCCGCCGTCAACGCGAAGTGGCGCCAGGGCCTGACCGACATCCTGGCCAAGCAGTACGAGGACCGCCCGGACCTGCTCGCCAAGGTCACCCCGGACTACATCGTCGGCGGCAAGCGCATGCTCCGCGACAACGGCGTCTGGGCCGAATCGCTGAAGAAGCCGCAGTCCGCACTGGTCACCGAGGGTATCGAACGCATGACCCCCGAGGGCATCGTCACCAAGGACGGCGTGCTGCACGAGGTGGACATCATCGTCTACGCCACAGGCTTCCAGGCCTCGGAGTTCCTCGAGCCGCTCAAGATTACCGGCCTCAACGGCACGGACCTTCACGAATATTGGGGCGGCGACGCCAAGGCCTTCGCGGGCCTGACAGTCCCGAACTTCCCGAACCTGTTCATCATCACCGGCCCCAACACCGGCCACGTGGTCAACGGCAGCCTGTACTCGATGATCGAATACGGCGTCGAGTACATCCTCGAGGCGATCCGGCTCATCATCGAAAACGACCTCAAGGGCCTGGACCTCAAGCAGGAAGTCCTCGATGAGTTCGTCGCGGGCCTCGACGCGGCCAACGCCACCAAGGCGTGGGGTCAACCCAGCGTGCTCACCTGGTACAAGAACAAGTTCGGCCGTGTCTCCCAGATCTGGCCGCACCCGGTGGTCGACTTCTGGAAGATCACCCGCACCGTAAACCTCGACGACTACAACCAGCTGGCATGA
- a CDS encoding ABC transporter ATP-binding protein, producing MAIQAALEEEQVATTPLLQVHGLTMSYGFGDSENKILNDLNLEVNDGEFVSIVGPSGVGKTTLLRCLSGLIQPRSGSVSVGGEVISGPHRDLAVVFQDYSRSLMPWMTTLENVAFPLQGRGVGKKERNETAEKNLAAVGLAGQGHKYPWEMSGGMQQRVAIARALAYNAKVLLMDEPFASVDAQTRFDLEDLVIDLQATLGVTIILVTHDIDEALYLADKVIVLAEKPATVVDVIETGFGDHRDQVETKADPRFAEARARILHRLRDH from the coding sequence ATGGCCATTCAGGCAGCACTCGAGGAGGAGCAGGTGGCGACGACGCCGCTGCTCCAGGTCCACGGGCTGACGATGAGTTACGGCTTCGGTGACTCGGAGAACAAGATCCTGAACGATCTGAACCTGGAGGTGAACGACGGCGAATTCGTCTCCATCGTCGGTCCGTCCGGCGTCGGCAAGACCACCCTGCTGCGGTGCCTCTCGGGCCTCATCCAGCCCCGGAGCGGCTCCGTGAGCGTGGGCGGGGAAGTCATCAGCGGCCCCCACCGGGACCTTGCCGTGGTTTTCCAGGACTACAGCCGCTCGCTTATGCCCTGGATGACGACCCTGGAGAATGTGGCCTTTCCGCTGCAGGGCCGCGGGGTGGGCAAGAAAGAGCGCAATGAAACCGCAGAGAAGAACCTCGCGGCGGTGGGCCTGGCGGGCCAGGGCCACAAGTATCCGTGGGAAATGTCCGGCGGCATGCAGCAGCGGGTGGCCATTGCCCGGGCCCTGGCCTACAACGCCAAGGTCCTGCTGATGGACGAGCCGTTCGCCTCGGTGGACGCGCAGACCAGGTTCGACCTCGAAGACCTCGTGATAGACCTCCAGGCGACCCTGGGAGTCACGATCATCCTGGTCACCCACGACATCGATGAAGCGCTGTACCTGGCGGACAAGGTGATCGTCCTGGCGGAGAAGCCCGCCACCGTGGTGGACGTGATCGAGACCGGGTTCGGCGACCACCGCGACCAGGTCGAAACCAAGGCGGACCCCCGCTTTGCCGAGGCGCGGGCGCGCATCCTGCACCGCCTGCGGGACCACTAG
- a CDS encoding ABC transporter permease: MTDTALRPDSKTEHPALARRSKVERVRSRPVQLALNVLQRTWLIVVVFAIWWVATADSSNVFIPSLESILASLGRDLSNGVIASGAAYSLGNLASGLLIAVAVGIIGGLILGETKRLREIVDPVIHFFRSVPQAALVPLIIGAFGIGQGPKIYTIAFACMWPVLLNTIDGVLGVEPTIRKFSKVYRIPRGLHFRKVVLPAALPQIVAGVRVALPIGITVMVVSELFAANKGLGFYILNSSATFQVPETWAGALLVGVIGYILSLLFIVLERRILGWYFKSGAK, encoded by the coding sequence ATGACTGATACAGCCCTCCGCCCGGATTCGAAGACGGAACACCCAGCCCTGGCCAGGCGGTCTAAGGTGGAGCGCGTGCGCAGCCGTCCCGTGCAGCTGGCCTTGAACGTACTGCAGCGGACGTGGCTGATCGTCGTCGTGTTCGCCATTTGGTGGGTCGCGACGGCGGACAGCAGCAACGTCTTCATCCCCTCCCTCGAATCGATCCTGGCCAGCCTGGGCCGGGACCTCTCGAACGGCGTGATCGCCTCGGGAGCCGCCTACAGCCTGGGCAACCTGGCTTCCGGCCTCCTGATCGCGGTGGCAGTTGGCATCATCGGGGGACTGATCCTCGGCGAGACGAAGCGGTTGCGGGAAATCGTGGATCCGGTCATCCACTTCTTCCGGTCCGTTCCGCAGGCGGCGCTGGTTCCCCTGATCATCGGCGCGTTCGGGATCGGACAGGGGCCCAAGATCTACACCATCGCTTTTGCCTGCATGTGGCCGGTGCTGCTTAACACTATCGACGGTGTCCTGGGCGTGGAGCCAACCATCCGGAAGTTTTCCAAGGTCTACCGGATTCCGCGCGGCCTGCATTTCCGCAAGGTGGTCCTTCCAGCCGCCCTGCCGCAGATCGTCGCCGGCGTGCGCGTGGCGCTTCCGATCGGAATTACGGTCATGGTGGTGAGCGAACTTTTCGCCGCCAACAAGGGCCTGGGCTTCTACATCCTCAATTCCTCCGCGACCTTCCAGGTGCCGGAGACATGGGCGGGCGCGCTGCTCGTCGGCGTCATCGGATATATCCTCTCCCTCCTGTTCATCGTCCTTGAACGCAGGATCCTGGGCTGGTACTTCAAGTCAGGCGCAAAATGA